The DNA segment AAGGCGAAATTGCCAATGGCCGCGACGATGGCGCCGATCGCGAGCATCCACGTCATCGCGCGGCGAGTGACCATCCAGCCGGCGAGGCCCACGCCGATCGCGCTGGAAACCAGCGCCACGACGCTGTCCGCGCGGCCGATCTGCGAGAGGGAATAGCCCAGATCCTTGATCATCGGCTTCGACAGGTTGAGCGCCAGAACGTCGCCCATGCGGTACAACGAGACGAAGGCAAGCAGGATCAGCGCGCCAAAGCCATAGCGCCAGAAGAAGTCGACGTAAGGCCCCAGCAGAGTGGAGCGGCGGATGGGGGCGTCCGGCGGGGTGCGGCGGATCTGCGGCAAAGCGACCGCCATGAGCAGGAACGGGAGCATGCAACAGCCAAGCACCCAGGGAGTGACGTTCGTATCGGCGTCGATCCCGGCACCGGCGGCAAGCGAGAGGATCACCCATCCAATGGCCGCGGTAATGGCCAAAGCGGCGCCAAGGATCATGACGCTGGCGACCAGGCCGGTGGCGAGGGCAGGTATCCTATCCCGCTCGCCCGATCCGCGGCCCGGCATGGCGGCCAGGATCGGGAACGGGACAAAGGCGGCGGCGGCGATGGCGAGATAGGCAATCGTCCACCCGCCCCAGTCCGCCAGCAGGAGCGCGCCGCTGCCGGCAGCAACCATCGCCCCTCGATAGCCCCAGAGATTGGCGGCGACGATCGGGCCCTGTTCGTCCTGCGAGGGGTAAAGCTCGATACGCCAGGCATCCGCGGCCACTTCCAGGGTGGTCGTCCAAAAGGCCAGCAGGACCGCGAACAGGGCAGTGATGCCGAGCGACGCGTCGCCGGCGGTCAGCGCCATCGCGACCAACGAGGTGAAGATGCCGAGCTGCGCCAGCATCATCCATCCGCGCCGCTGCCCATAGAAGCGAGCGAAGCCGGGCACCGCATAGCGATCCAGCAGCGGCGCCCAGACGAACTTCAGCGTCGGCAGCAATTGCACCCAGGCGAAGAAGCCGATGACGGCGAGCGCCACGCCATGTGCCTGCAGGCGGAGCGCCAGCACGGTGGAGAACATGTAGAAAGGCAGCCCCGCCGCGAAGCCGAGAACGCCATACAGCGCCATGCCGCGGCGATCGATGGAGGCTGGTACGGAAGGAGGCTCTGCGAGCGCCGCTTGCGCGGCCAACTGGGTCATGTCCCTGATCGTTCAACGCCTGCTCGTCCGCGTCAATCCCGCCTGCGATAACGGAAGCATTCGGCATCACTGCCGGTTATACCGAAGGGACAAGCCGATATGGGCAGTACGGTGATCGCGGGCGCAGAATGGCTGGCGCAATGGTGAATTGGTATCTCGGCGTGGATGCGGGCGGCAGCCACTGCCGCGCACGTTTGATCGACCAGAATGGCCTGGTGATCGGAACCGGACATGCAGGCCCGGCCAATATGAGGATCGGCGCGGCGGCCGTTCGGGCGGTGTTCGACGATGTGATTGATCAGGCGCTGGAAGCGGCGGGGCTGCCCGGCAGTGTGCGGCGCGAGATCTCGGCCGGCATCGGCATTGCGGGCCTTTCCCGACCCGGAAGCGCAGAAGCGCTGGGCGCGATCGATTTCGGGATGGCGCGCATCTCCTTCGCGACCGATGCAGCGATCGCTAACCTGGGGGCGCATCGCGGGCGCGATGGCGCAACACTGATCCTGGGCACTGGAAGTATCGCGCAACTGCGTGTCGGCGGCGCCGATTTCGCGATCGGAGGCTATGGCTTTCCCATCTCCGACGAGGGAAGCGGCGCGGCACTTGGCCTGTCCGCCATGCGGCATGCGCTGCGCGCTCTGGATGGGCGAACAACGCGCACCCCGCTGGCGCTCGCCATTGCCGCCCGCTTCGGCCATGCCATTCCGCAAGCGATCGCGTGGATGGATCGGGCGACGCCTGCGGACTATGCCGCGCTCGCGCCGATCGTCATCCAATATGCACAGGCGGATGACCCGATCGCCCGGTCGATCGTGGAGGATGCTGCTGGCCATGTCGAACGCTTCATCGAAGCGATCTTCGAACGCGGCGCGCCAGCCTGCGCAATCCTGGGCGGACTGGCACCGCATCTGCGACCGTGGCTGCGCGCTCGGACGGTGGCGAAGCTCAGCGAGCCGCTGGGCGACGCGCTTGACGGCGCACTGTTCCTGGCCGGCTTTGCCTTGCCTGAGGTAAAGGCGCCTGAGGTGAAGAAGCCCGAGGAGCTTGGCGAATGACCGGGCTTGCGCAACTGAGCGAGCAGATGGCCGCTCGCCTTGGCTCGCGCTGGATCACGCACGAGGCTGGTCGGGCGCAATTCATGGCAGCGGAGGGACATCACGAGGCGCGCCTGCCGGACGCAGTGGCGCAGCCGCACACCATTGAAGACGTTCAAGCTTTGATGGCGGCGGCAACGGCCGCCGGGGTACCGGTCGTGCCCTTGGGCGTCGGCACGTCGCTGGAGGGCAATGCAGGGGCGGTGGGCGGAGCCGTCTCGATCGACCTGTCTCGCATGGACCGCGTGCTTGAAGTGGCAGCGGAAGACCTGTTGTGCGTCGTGGAGCCGGGAGTGACGCGCGAGGCGCTGAACGAGGAGCTTCGCGCGACCGGCCTGTTCTTCCCCATCGATCCTGGCGCGAACGCCACCATTGGCGGGATGATCTCCACCCGCGCCTCGGGCACGAATGCGGTTCGATACGGCACGATGCGCGAGAACGTGCTGGCGCTGAAGGTGGTGCTGCCCGACGGCACGCTGATCCGCACCGGCAGCCGGGCTCGAAAATCCGCCGCGGGCTATGATTTGACCCATCTGTTTACCGGATCGGAGGGCACGCTGGGACTCGTGGTCGAGGCCACGGTGCGGCTGCACGGCATCCCGGAAGCGGTGCTGGCGGGAAGCTGGGGCTTCAGCGATCTGGACGGCGCAGTGCGCACCGTGATCGAGACGATCCAGAGCGGCATTGCGGTGGCGCGGATGGAATTGCTTGACCCCGTGGCGATCCGTGCCTGCAACGCTTATGCCGGGCTCAGCCTGCCGGAACAGCCGACCCTGTTCGTTGAGCTGCATGGATCTCCCCGCTCAATCCAAGAGCAGCGCGAGCAACTGGAGGCGATCGGGAGCAGCCATGGCGCGGCCGCGCTGACCATGTCCGCTGACCGCGACGAGCAACGGCGATTGTGGCGCGCGCGGCACGCCGCTCTACCGGCCGCCAGGGCCATGCTGCCCGATGCGGTTACCTGGTCGACCGACATCTGCGTGCCGATCTCCAAGCTGGCGGAGGCGATCAGGCACGCGCGCGCGGCGATCGATGACGCGGGTTTGCTCGCCCCCATCCTAGGCCATGTGGGTGACGGCAATTACCATGTCTTCTTCGTGCTGCGGCGGGACGATCCGGCCAGCTGGGACAAGGCGCGGGCGGTGAACGAAGGGTTGATCAATTACGCCCTGTCGGTCGGCGGCACCTGCACCGGGGAACATGGCATTGGGATCGGCAAGCGCGCGGCGCTGCTGCGCGAACATGGGGAGGATGCCGTGGCGCTGATGCGGCGGATCAAGGCGGCGGTCGATCCCGCCGGGCTGATGAACCCGGGAAAGGTGTTCATGCGGGAGGCGGGGGCATGAGCACCGAGACGGTTGATCCGCGCTATCTGGACCTTGCCGACTGGCCATCTGCCACGGCCATCGAGGCGATGCTGGAGGGGCAGCTTGCCGCCGTCGCGGCGATCAAGGGTCAGGTGGGCGCGATCGCCGCCGCCGCGGACGCTGCGGCGCGCCGGCTGGGGACGACGGGACGGCTGATCTATGCCGGCGCGGGTACCTCTGGCCGCGTCGCGGTGCAGGACGGCGTAGAGCTGTTTCCGACCTATA comes from the Sphingomonas sp. OV641 genome and includes:
- a CDS encoding BadF/BadG/BcrA/BcrD ATPase family protein, which translates into the protein MAGAMVNWYLGVDAGGSHCRARLIDQNGLVIGTGHAGPANMRIGAAAVRAVFDDVIDQALEAAGLPGSVRREISAGIGIAGLSRPGSAEALGAIDFGMARISFATDAAIANLGAHRGRDGATLILGTGSIAQLRVGGADFAIGGYGFPISDEGSGAALGLSAMRHALRALDGRTTRTPLALAIAARFGHAIPQAIAWMDRATPADYAALAPIVIQYAQADDPIARSIVEDAAGHVERFIEAIFERGAPACAILGGLAPHLRPWLRARTVAKLSEPLGDALDGALFLAGFALPEVKAPEVKKPEELGE
- a CDS encoding FAD-binding oxidoreductase, with amino-acid sequence MTGLAQLSEQMAARLGSRWITHEAGRAQFMAAEGHHEARLPDAVAQPHTIEDVQALMAAATAAGVPVVPLGVGTSLEGNAGAVGGAVSIDLSRMDRVLEVAAEDLLCVVEPGVTREALNEELRATGLFFPIDPGANATIGGMISTRASGTNAVRYGTMRENVLALKVVLPDGTLIRTGSRARKSAAGYDLTHLFTGSEGTLGLVVEATVRLHGIPEAVLAGSWGFSDLDGAVRTVIETIQSGIAVARMELLDPVAIRACNAYAGLSLPEQPTLFVELHGSPRSIQEQREQLEAIGSSHGAAALTMSADRDEQRRLWRARHAALPAARAMLPDAVTWSTDICVPISKLAEAIRHARAAIDDAGLLAPILGHVGDGNYHVFFVLRRDDPASWDKARAVNEGLINYALSVGGTCTGEHGIGIGKRAALLREHGEDAVALMRRIKAAVDPAGLMNPGKVFMREAGA
- a CDS encoding permease — translated: MTQLAAQAALAEPPSVPASIDRRGMALYGVLGFAAGLPFYMFSTVLALRLQAHGVALAVIGFFAWVQLLPTLKFVWAPLLDRYAVPGFARFYGQRRGWMMLAQLGIFTSLVAMALTAGDASLGITALFAVLLAFWTTTLEVAADAWRIELYPSQDEQGPIVAANLWGYRGAMVAAGSGALLLADWGGWTIAYLAIAAAAFVPFPILAAMPGRGSGERDRIPALATGLVASVMILGAALAITAAIGWVILSLAAGAGIDADTNVTPWVLGCCMLPFLLMAVALPQIRRTPPDAPIRRSTLLGPYVDFFWRYGFGALILLAFVSLYRMGDVLALNLSKPMIKDLGYSLSQIGRADSVVALVSSAIGVGLAGWMVTRRAMTWMLAIGAIVAAIGNFAFVWLAHQPLSEGLLYIATGADQFGNGFAGAVFVVYLSLLVNPRYPGAQYAFLTGFAFLLPRLISGAGGSIVGRIGYDNFFLLSGALSLAAILFLPLLAHIRPRSEENA